The following are encoded in a window of Arthrobacter sp. OAP107 genomic DNA:
- a CDS encoding 4-hydroxyphenylacetate 3-hydroxylase N-terminal domain-containing protein — protein sequence MRTGDEYIKTLNDGRTVLIDGEAVDNVAEHPAFGNVIRTIAELFDIAADPANGMQYHSEEINGTANRVFSIPRTAEELKLRRQAVERWAKHTHGWVGRSPDHVGTFFAAFGAHAEVFENSERDFSGNIRRYYERILRENLYVSYAIIPPQVSRATTASGWEGDFLQVGVVKETDEGLIVRGSQMLATGGAIADEVFVTCIKPLGPDDVDFAISFALPAATEGLKFLCRRPFAPAATSEFDYPLTSHYDEPDALVIFEDVLVPWDRIFIDRNVETLRRQFFETGAHALGNWQAQTRFTTKLQFIAAVARKITQVNGTDRIPGVQEKLGELAALVASVESALIAAEYTAEADSSGMLVPGKRALYGVMGLQSETYPRVIAILRDLVGGGVLQLPSSVVDMKSPVTAADVERYITSPGVSSEERIKLFRLAWDIIGSEFAGRHQQYELFYAGAPFVVKGVYTYRNYGYEAQVAELDEFLASYGVDGRKEEN from the coding sequence ATGAGGACCGGAGACGAATACATCAAGACGCTCAACGACGGGCGCACCGTGCTGATTGACGGGGAAGCCGTCGACAACGTCGCCGAACACCCCGCATTCGGCAACGTCATCCGCACCATCGCCGAACTCTTCGACATCGCCGCAGACCCCGCGAACGGCATGCAGTATCACAGTGAAGAAATCAACGGCACCGCCAACCGCGTTTTCAGCATCCCGCGCACCGCGGAGGAACTCAAGCTGCGCCGCCAGGCCGTGGAGCGCTGGGCCAAGCACACCCACGGCTGGGTGGGCCGCAGCCCGGACCACGTCGGCACCTTCTTCGCCGCCTTCGGCGCACACGCCGAGGTCTTCGAGAACTCCGAGCGCGACTTCTCCGGCAACATCCGCCGCTACTACGAGCGGATCCTGCGCGAGAACCTCTACGTTTCCTACGCGATCATCCCGCCACAGGTCTCCCGGGCAACGACGGCGTCCGGCTGGGAAGGCGACTTCCTACAGGTCGGCGTCGTTAAGGAAACCGATGAGGGCCTGATCGTCCGCGGCTCGCAAATGCTCGCCACCGGCGGCGCCATCGCCGACGAAGTCTTCGTCACCTGCATCAAGCCGCTCGGCCCCGATGATGTTGACTTCGCCATCAGCTTCGCGCTGCCCGCAGCCACCGAAGGCCTCAAATTCCTGTGCCGCCGCCCGTTCGCCCCGGCAGCCACCAGCGAATTCGACTACCCGCTGACCAGCCACTACGACGAACCCGACGCCCTGGTCATCTTCGAAGACGTCCTGGTTCCCTGGGACCGCATCTTCATCGACCGCAACGTCGAGACCCTGCGCCGCCAGTTCTTCGAAACCGGCGCCCACGCCCTGGGCAACTGGCAGGCCCAAACCCGGTTCACCACCAAACTTCAATTCATCGCCGCGGTCGCACGCAAAATCACCCAGGTCAATGGCACCGACAGGATCCCCGGCGTGCAGGAAAAGCTCGGCGAACTCGCCGCGCTGGTCGCCTCGGTCGAGTCCGCCCTAATCGCCGCAGAGTACACGGCTGAGGCCGATTCCTCCGGAATGCTGGTCCCGGGCAAGCGCGCCCTCTACGGGGTCATGGGCCTGCAGTCCGAAACGTACCCGCGAGTCATTGCGATCCTGCGTGACCTGGTCGGCGGCGGCGTCCTGCAGCTGCCCTCCAGCGTGGTGGACATGAAGAGCCCCGTGACCGCTGCCGACGTCGAACGCTACATCACCTCACCGGGCGTATCGAGCGAGGAGCGCATCAAGCTCTTCCGGCTGGCCTGGGACATCATCGGCTCCGAATTTGCCGGACGCCACCAGCAGTACGAACTCTTCTACGCCGGCGCCCCGTTCGTCGTCAAGGGCGTGTACACCTACCGGAATTACGGCTACGAAGCGCAGGTCGCGGAGCTCGACGAGTTCCTGGCCAGCTACGGCGTTGACGGACGCAAGGAGGAGAACTAG
- a CDS encoding DUF2848 family protein, giving the protein MKTSTETLTFTVAGTGETIELTDFYAVVAGYTGRDAAAVQHHIDELAAIGVAPPPEVPMFYPVDSSTVTSAAELSAAGEKTSGEIEPLYIRHDGRYYFGIASDHTDRHIETRDIGESKRACPKPVAGTVIPVPDLQELSLDDCRARSWVDGRLYQDGTLDGLRTPANVIELLLERNPIGERDFVCLGGTLPVIGGDFIYGREWRIELTFPDGTTIDHTYTITKGHQS; this is encoded by the coding sequence ATGAAGACCAGTACGGAAACCCTGACATTCACCGTCGCCGGCACCGGCGAGACGATCGAACTCACCGACTTCTACGCCGTCGTCGCCGGCTACACCGGCCGTGACGCCGCCGCGGTCCAGCACCACATCGACGAACTCGCCGCCATCGGCGTCGCCCCGCCGCCTGAGGTGCCAATGTTCTATCCCGTGGACAGCAGCACCGTAACCTCCGCCGCGGAGCTCAGCGCCGCAGGCGAGAAGACCTCGGGCGAAATCGAACCCCTCTATATCCGGCACGACGGACGCTACTACTTCGGCATCGCCTCCGACCACACGGACCGCCACATCGAAACCCGGGACATCGGCGAGTCGAAGCGGGCGTGCCCCAAGCCCGTGGCCGGAACCGTCATCCCGGTGCCGGACCTGCAGGAGCTCTCGCTTGATGACTGCCGGGCGCGCAGCTGGGTGGACGGGCGCCTGTACCAGGACGGCACCCTGGACGGGTTGCGGACACCGGCGAACGTCATCGAACTGCTCCTCGAGCGGAATCCCATTGGGGAACGGGACTTTGTCTGCCTCGGCGGGACCCTGCCCGTCATCGGCGGCGACTTCATCTACGGCCGCGAATGGCGGATCGAACTTACCTTCCCCGACGGCACCACCATCGACCACACGTACACCATTACGAAAGGACACCAGTCATGA
- a CDS encoding carbon-nitrogen family hydrolase, with the protein MDIALIQFSSPDNETQPRRIERAETVLRQQEGADLIVLPELWSAGYFHFDQYPALSETDDGPTMRMCKAVAKALGTYVHLGSIVERTAGDTLRNTSFLVDPQGNVAHRYSKLHVFGYKSLEAELLTAGTALPVAPTPFGQIAGTTCYDLRFPGLWSELSVRGAEIVIVPAAWPAARREHWQLLTSARAVEHQVFVLACNAAGVQEGIELAGSSRVVDPAGRLLAEAGTDEEILRVTIDPALVQTTRREFPVITDRLADYSGLAR; encoded by the coding sequence ATGGACATAGCACTCATCCAGTTCTCCAGCCCGGACAACGAGACCCAGCCACGGCGCATCGAACGCGCCGAAACAGTGCTGCGCCAACAGGAAGGGGCGGACCTCATCGTCCTCCCTGAGCTCTGGAGCGCCGGCTACTTCCATTTCGACCAGTACCCCGCACTGTCCGAAACGGACGACGGGCCCACCATGCGCATGTGCAAAGCTGTGGCCAAGGCTCTCGGAACCTACGTCCACCTCGGCAGCATCGTCGAGCGGACCGCTGGCGATACGCTGCGTAACACATCCTTCCTGGTGGACCCGCAGGGAAACGTCGCCCACCGGTATTCCAAGCTGCACGTCTTCGGCTACAAGTCCCTTGAGGCCGAACTCCTCACCGCGGGAACAGCCCTGCCGGTCGCACCCACCCCGTTCGGGCAGATCGCCGGCACCACCTGTTATGACCTGCGCTTTCCGGGCCTCTGGTCCGAACTGAGCGTCCGCGGCGCCGAGATCGTCATCGTGCCCGCCGCGTGGCCGGCCGCCCGGCGTGAGCACTGGCAACTGCTGACCTCAGCCCGTGCCGTCGAGCACCAGGTCTTCGTCCTCGCCTGCAACGCCGCAGGCGTCCAGGAGGGCATCGAACTTGCCGGCAGCAGCCGCGTCGTGGATCCGGCCGGACGCCTCCTCGCAGAGGCCGGAACGGACGAGGAGATCCTTCGCGTCACCATCGATCCCGCTCTTGTCCAAACCACCCGCCGCGAGTTCCCGGTCATCACCGACAGACTCGCCGACTACTCGGGCCTGGCCCGCTGA
- a CDS encoding GntR family transcriptional regulator, with protein MSLSHTQSPTAAETAYQWLRREISSHPWDQDAFLTENAIARAAGVSRTPVRDALLRLEAARLIRRVPQKGAFVPALTAQDIENMMEVRHVIEDWAVRKVTAAGRRGPELDRLLRAQEASLADPVAFIECDIRFHKHIIRAAGNPALEELYDSQRIKQQRMGVKAIQDRQGRSDHVVTEHRAIVEAIGSRDSEAASAAVRSHLSSTLTALKAMPAHAGHD; from the coding sequence GTGAGTCTCTCCCACACCCAGAGTCCGACAGCTGCCGAGACCGCCTATCAATGGCTGCGCCGTGAAATCTCGTCCCATCCCTGGGACCAGGACGCCTTCCTGACCGAGAATGCGATCGCCCGGGCCGCAGGCGTGTCACGCACCCCCGTCCGCGACGCCCTGCTTCGCCTCGAGGCCGCCCGGCTCATCCGCCGGGTCCCGCAGAAGGGTGCGTTCGTTCCGGCACTGACGGCCCAGGACATCGAGAACATGATGGAAGTGCGGCACGTCATCGAAGACTGGGCAGTCCGCAAGGTCACGGCGGCCGGCCGGAGGGGCCCGGAGCTGGATCGTTTGCTGCGGGCCCAGGAAGCAAGCCTCGCTGACCCCGTGGCATTCATCGAATGCGACATCCGCTTCCACAAACACATCATCCGCGCCGCCGGCAACCCCGCGCTCGAGGAACTCTACGACTCCCAGCGGATCAAGCAACAGCGCATGGGCGTCAAAGCCATCCAGGACCGGCAGGGCCGATCCGACCACGTTGTGACCGAACACCGGGCCATCGTGGAGGCCATCGGCAGCCGGGACTCCGAGGCCGCCTCCGCCGCAGTACGCAGCCACCTGAGCTCCACCCTCACCGCCCTCAAGGCAATGCCCGCCCACGCAGGGCATGACTGA
- a CDS encoding MFS transporter, translating into MSNVSQQERTVRRQHTSLPAVAASSLAGTAVEWYDFFLYGTAAALVFNKLFFPSADPFVGTMLALGTFAAGFVARPLGAIVLGHLGDRHGRKSTLVASLLLMGIATALIAFIPPYASIGVAAPLILLLLRLVQGFALGGEWGGAVLLVSEYNDDSTKRAFWASWPNVGPPLGNLMAAGVLAVLSAVMPPADFLTWGWRIAFGLSALLVIIGLILRLYVQETPLFLASQAKADAEHAKQARLPLAELFRGNWKEILIAAGARMGENAGFYIYSLFLITYVTEILKLDRQTGLTAVMTGQGVAVVTIPLLAVFADRIGRKPIMIAASAATVIWGFAFFALLDTRQPVMITLAAVGGLLIFAAYSSVIGAFFSELFPTKVRYSGTSVAYNIASLIAGSLSPIIALALYQAFGSGQAIALYLVLMGAISIVSVSFAKETKDLKLSDLDAKTAQRALR; encoded by the coding sequence ATGAGCAATGTTTCCCAACAGGAGCGAACGGTGCGCCGCCAGCACACCTCGCTTCCAGCAGTTGCCGCCTCCAGCCTCGCCGGCACCGCCGTGGAGTGGTACGACTTCTTCCTCTACGGCACGGCAGCAGCCCTCGTCTTCAACAAACTGTTTTTTCCCAGCGCAGATCCGTTTGTTGGCACCATGCTGGCCCTGGGCACCTTCGCAGCAGGCTTCGTTGCCCGCCCCCTGGGCGCGATCGTCCTCGGCCACCTCGGCGACAGGCACGGACGCAAATCCACCCTGGTGGCAAGCCTGCTCCTGATGGGCATCGCCACCGCGCTCATCGCATTCATTCCCCCGTATGCCTCCATCGGCGTCGCCGCACCTCTGATCCTGCTACTCCTTCGCCTCGTCCAGGGCTTCGCCCTGGGTGGGGAATGGGGCGGGGCGGTCCTGCTCGTCTCCGAGTACAACGACGACAGCACCAAGCGTGCCTTTTGGGCATCGTGGCCGAACGTCGGCCCGCCCCTGGGCAACCTGATGGCAGCCGGTGTCCTTGCTGTCCTGTCGGCAGTCATGCCCCCGGCGGATTTCCTGACCTGGGGCTGGCGGATCGCCTTCGGCCTCTCGGCCCTGCTCGTGATCATCGGGCTCATCCTGCGCCTCTACGTCCAGGAAACACCGCTGTTCCTTGCGTCCCAGGCGAAGGCCGACGCCGAGCACGCCAAGCAGGCCAGGCTCCCGCTGGCCGAGCTCTTCCGCGGCAACTGGAAGGAAATACTCATCGCCGCCGGCGCCCGGATGGGTGAGAACGCCGGCTTCTACATCTATTCGCTGTTCCTGATCACCTACGTCACCGAGATCCTGAAGCTGGACCGCCAGACCGGCCTGACCGCCGTCATGACCGGACAGGGCGTGGCGGTCGTAACCATTCCGCTGCTGGCGGTCTTCGCGGACCGTATCGGCCGCAAGCCCATCATGATCGCTGCCTCGGCCGCGACGGTGATCTGGGGATTCGCCTTCTTCGCCCTGCTGGATACCCGCCAGCCGGTCATGATCACCCTCGCCGCCGTCGGCGGCCTGCTGATCTTCGCCGCCTACAGTTCGGTAATCGGCGCGTTCTTCTCGGAACTGTTCCCTACCAAGGTCCGCTACAGCGGAACGTCCGTCGCGTACAACATCGCCTCCCTGATCGCCGGTTCCCTCTCCCCCATCATCGCCCTGGCCCTGTACCAGGCGTTCGGCTCGGGTCAGGCGATCGCCCTCTATCTCGTGCTCATGGGCGCCATCTCGATCGTCTCGGTTTCCTTCGCGAAGGAAACCAAGGACCTGAAGCTGAGCGACCTGGACGCAAAGACTGCACAAAGGGCGCTCCGGTGA
- a CDS encoding APC family permease codes for MAFTNQAATEPPTKITPRAGLKKNAIGTRDIVFMLVSATAPLTIVVGIAPLALAVGGVGAPVIYLAAAAGLALFAIGFMALTRHIQSYSGFYGYITKSLGRVIGLGSGLTAWMSYNGIQVGLYGLLGIQANLAVKSFTGIELPWWLYAATAIGAVWYLGWRGIDVGAKVLAVLLTLETAIVALVAAFVLAQGGAHGIGLDSFSPEAVFSPQFAAVLGLGFSAFMGFESGALYREEARDPDRSVPRATYIAIGFIGAFYAFAVWVIVQAFGPDTVQDFAAGHLDAGDTAYLMAGQFAGEWCVNLMSVLIVTSIFASQLSFHNTINRYSLSLSREGIFPRRSGRISPRYNTPSVAGVEQTLLALVLVAGAALLRLDPFTQFLIWTNTPGVVGILLLQTLTGVGVVVFFARRTGHGLRWYVIPSAVTASLIMCAVIYLMVDNAELITGLPDGDPINTALLVIAPLVFAAGGTAAIILRRINRPAYDRIGHAE; via the coding sequence ATGGCTTTCACTAATCAAGCGGCAACGGAGCCGCCCACAAAAATCACCCCCCGGGCTGGGCTGAAGAAGAACGCAATCGGCACCCGCGACATTGTGTTCATGCTGGTCTCAGCGACCGCCCCGCTGACCATCGTCGTCGGGATCGCACCGCTCGCCCTCGCGGTGGGCGGGGTCGGCGCCCCGGTCATCTACCTCGCCGCGGCGGCCGGTCTGGCGCTCTTCGCCATCGGCTTCATGGCGCTTACCCGTCACATCCAGTCCTACAGCGGCTTCTACGGCTACATCACCAAGTCACTGGGGCGCGTCATCGGCCTTGGCTCCGGCCTCACCGCCTGGATGAGTTACAACGGCATCCAAGTCGGCCTCTACGGCCTCCTGGGCATCCAAGCGAACCTCGCGGTGAAATCCTTCACCGGCATCGAGCTGCCCTGGTGGCTCTACGCCGCCACCGCGATCGGCGCCGTCTGGTACCTGGGCTGGCGCGGAATCGACGTCGGCGCCAAGGTCCTGGCCGTCCTGCTGACCCTGGAAACAGCCATCGTGGCCCTGGTCGCGGCCTTCGTCCTGGCCCAAGGTGGCGCGCATGGCATCGGCTTGGACTCCTTCAGCCCCGAAGCGGTCTTCTCCCCGCAGTTCGCCGCAGTCCTCGGCCTTGGCTTCTCCGCCTTCATGGGCTTCGAATCCGGGGCACTCTACCGGGAAGAAGCCCGCGACCCCGACCGCAGCGTCCCCCGCGCGACCTACATCGCCATCGGTTTCATCGGAGCGTTTTACGCTTTCGCCGTGTGGGTGATTGTCCAGGCGTTCGGGCCCGACACCGTCCAGGACTTCGCGGCAGGGCACCTGGATGCCGGCGACACCGCTTACCTCATGGCCGGGCAGTTCGCCGGGGAATGGTGCGTGAACCTCATGAGTGTGCTCATCGTGACCAGCATCTTCGCCTCCCAGCTGTCGTTCCACAACACCATCAACCGTTACAGCCTTTCCCTCAGCCGCGAGGGCATCTTCCCCAGGCGCTCCGGCCGGATCAGCCCCCGCTACAACACCCCCTCCGTCGCCGGAGTCGAACAGACCCTGCTCGCGCTGGTCCTCGTGGCCGGAGCGGCCCTGCTGCGGCTTGATCCCTTCACGCAGTTCCTGATCTGGACCAACACCCCCGGAGTCGTGGGGATCCTGCTCCTGCAGACACTTACCGGGGTGGGCGTGGTGGTCTTCTTCGCCCGCCGTACGGGCCACGGCCTGCGCTGGTACGTCATCCCCTCCGCGGTGACCGCCAGCCTGATCATGTGTGCCGTGATCTACCTGATGGTAGACAACGCTGAACTGATCACCGGGCTGCCTGACGGGGACCCGATCAACACCGCCCTGCTGGTCATCGCACCGCTGGTCTTCGCCGCGGGAGGCACTGCCGCCATCATCCTGCGCCGCATCAACCGTCCCGCGTACGACCGGATCGGCCACGCCGAATGA
- a CDS encoding TetR/AcrR family transcriptional regulator yields MQTSEQTSRMGRPKTPRLSRKAIGREALALFEEEKGLSIPRLAERLGVRQSSFYKHVTGRQEIIELARGSLVDRVRVPGPGTNEAGPDDLDTAIRRIFESLRKAYAQVPALLPELLTQPVSHPAALALYDRFAAIFLNAGVPEQLVLPTLETLDSAAIGASLDAITMESAWSINEEDRPSYPNLSAAQTAAATSQVDRFAFLADVLSAGLRAAINGGT; encoded by the coding sequence ATGCAGACATCCGAGCAGACCAGCCGCATGGGACGGCCCAAGACCCCGAGGCTTTCACGAAAGGCCATTGGCCGGGAAGCCCTGGCATTGTTCGAAGAGGAGAAGGGGCTCTCGATCCCGCGCCTCGCGGAACGGCTCGGGGTCCGGCAGTCGTCCTTCTACAAGCACGTCACCGGGCGCCAGGAAATCATCGAACTTGCCCGCGGATCCCTGGTCGACCGGGTTCGGGTCCCCGGCCCCGGCACCAACGAAGCGGGCCCGGACGATCTGGACACCGCGATCCGCCGCATCTTCGAATCTCTGCGGAAGGCCTACGCCCAAGTGCCGGCACTGCTGCCGGAGCTGCTGACCCAGCCCGTGTCGCACCCGGCGGCACTGGCCCTGTACGACAGGTTCGCAGCAATCTTCCTCAACGCCGGGGTCCCGGAGCAGCTGGTCCTGCCCACCCTGGAAACACTCGACAGTGCCGCCATCGGTGCCAGCCTCGATGCCATCACCATGGAATCGGCCTGGAGCATCAACGAAGAGGACCGGCCCAGTTACCCGAACCTGTCCGCGGCCCAGACGGCCGCGGCCACCAGCCAGGTGGACCGCTTCGCGTTCCTTGCCGACGTCCTGTCGGCAGGGCTGCGCGCGGCCATCAACGGCGGCACCTAG
- a CDS encoding amidohydrolase family protein: MNTPQPTDTVILSSSILHGDDLQEVAGFIAIADGRITAIGPSKDAPAWTGHAGCVIDVGDATITPGLIDAHIHPILGGATIARGLDLSGIAEAGAVRAALARYAAATPHRPGQDWLFAWGLDPVIFGGSVFSNGLFHGILDGELVFITLFDAHAALVSDAGIRLAGVTGQEQLDGSAYVGIDDRGKPTGMLYEMAAMDLVRAILPELSFEERVDELERLLHRMAESGLVAGQMLDFGQPDSLEVLEALEERGDLAIRLRISPWIMPGAARGDLDAMLALQGRHGRRWHVRGIKLMMDGTIDNGTAWLFDPDTHGESLHPLWRQPEELAAAMRFFHENGIPTATHAIGDKAVAFVAKTIGALPPNGTVHRIEHIESIPDPVLKEIIDAGATTSLQPTHCALYSRADHADNWSRRLGTERANHAWRTRDLRDAGAVVALGSDWPIAPFDPRGIIAAAQTRRPAGRPDVEPVQPQQALSARAALEGYTSQYWQSVGEKGGVLEVGARADLTVLGCNPLTTNPDEFAHAPVILTMVDGEVVVEQQVAVAEAGSAR, from the coding sequence GTGAACACCCCCCAACCCACCGACACAGTTATCCTCTCGTCCAGCATCCTCCACGGAGACGACCTCCAGGAGGTGGCAGGATTCATCGCCATCGCCGACGGCCGTATCACCGCCATCGGACCCTCCAAAGACGCACCGGCATGGACCGGACACGCCGGCTGCGTGATCGACGTCGGGGATGCCACCATCACACCCGGACTGATCGACGCACACATCCACCCGATCCTGGGCGGTGCCACCATCGCCCGCGGCCTGGACCTCAGCGGCATCGCGGAGGCCGGCGCCGTCCGGGCCGCACTCGCCCGCTACGCCGCAGCCACGCCCCACCGCCCAGGCCAGGACTGGCTGTTCGCCTGGGGACTTGACCCGGTGATCTTCGGGGGCAGTGTCTTCAGCAACGGCCTCTTCCACGGCATCCTTGACGGGGAGCTTGTGTTCATCACGCTCTTCGACGCGCACGCAGCACTCGTCTCCGACGCAGGCATCCGACTGGCCGGGGTGACCGGCCAGGAGCAACTGGACGGTTCCGCCTACGTCGGCATCGATGACAGAGGCAAGCCCACCGGCATGCTCTACGAGATGGCAGCCATGGACCTCGTCCGGGCCATCCTCCCGGAACTGTCCTTCGAGGAGCGCGTGGACGAACTCGAACGGCTCCTTCACCGCATGGCCGAGTCCGGGCTGGTGGCCGGCCAGATGCTGGACTTCGGCCAGCCAGACTCCCTTGAGGTGCTGGAGGCTCTGGAAGAGCGGGGCGATCTGGCCATCCGGCTGCGGATCTCGCCGTGGATCATGCCGGGCGCAGCCAGGGGCGACCTCGACGCCATGCTGGCCCTGCAGGGCCGGCACGGCCGGCGCTGGCATGTGCGCGGCATCAAACTCATGATGGACGGAACCATCGACAACGGCACCGCCTGGCTGTTCGATCCTGACACCCACGGCGAATCCTTGCATCCGCTGTGGCGGCAGCCTGAGGAACTTGCCGCAGCCATGAGGTTCTTCCACGAAAACGGCATCCCCACCGCGACGCACGCCATCGGGGACAAGGCTGTCGCCTTTGTGGCAAAGACCATTGGAGCCCTTCCACCGAACGGGACGGTGCACCGGATCGAACACATCGAGTCCATTCCGGACCCGGTCCTGAAGGAAATCATTGATGCCGGTGCCACCACAAGCTTGCAACCAACACACTGCGCCCTGTATAGCCGCGCGGATCACGCCGACAACTGGTCCCGCAGGCTGGGCACGGAGCGAGCCAACCACGCCTGGCGGACGCGTGATCTCCGCGACGCCGGGGCCGTGGTCGCCCTCGGTTCGGACTGGCCCATCGCGCCGTTCGATCCTCGCGGGATCATTGCCGCCGCCCAGACCCGCCGGCCAGCCGGCCGGCCCGACGTCGAACCCGTGCAGCCGCAGCAGGCACTGTCCGCCCGCGCAGCCCTGGAAGGCTACACGAGCCAGTACTGGCAGTCGGTCGGCGAGAAAGGCGGCGTGCTGGAGGTCGGTGCACGGGCGGACCTGACGGTTCTTGGCTGCAACCCTCTGACGACAAACCCGGACGAGTTCGCGCACGCCCCGGTCATCCTCACGATGGTTGACGGCGAAGTCGTGGTGGAACAGCAGGTCGCCGTGGCCGAAGCAGGTTCCGCACGCTGA
- a CDS encoding serine hydrolase domain-containing protein — MSPRWSASWWGRGRSNTAERIDHYIPELAACGYRGATVRDVLDMRSGIQFSEEYLDPGSEVRQLDKAVGWAPRRHGEAATLKQFLVTLEQKREHGGHFEYRSCETDVLGWLCEAVSGRQFAELTSDVLWSPLGACHDAYIALDAVGTGMFDGGICATLGDMARFGAMIRDGGVSLGGQRILESAWVDDIFAGGPDSAEAFAAGKDAEAMPGGKYRSQFWFLSDDRDTAYCLGIHGQMVYINRKSGVVGVKFSSTALPVDPLAGPAAAAMFEAISKALD, encoded by the coding sequence TTGTCTCCACGGTGGTCGGCGTCCTGGTGGGGCAGGGGAAGATCGAATACCGCCGAACGGATAGACCATTACATCCCCGAACTGGCTGCCTGCGGTTACCGGGGCGCCACTGTCCGCGACGTACTGGATATGCGCAGTGGCATCCAGTTCTCCGAGGAGTATCTCGACCCTGGCTCCGAGGTGCGGCAGCTGGACAAAGCCGTGGGCTGGGCACCCCGCCGCCACGGTGAAGCAGCCACGCTGAAGCAATTCCTGGTGACTTTGGAGCAGAAGCGTGAACACGGCGGTCACTTCGAGTACCGCAGCTGCGAGACCGATGTCCTCGGCTGGCTGTGCGAGGCGGTGAGCGGCCGGCAGTTCGCCGAACTCACCTCCGACGTTCTCTGGTCACCGCTCGGGGCCTGCCATGACGCGTATATCGCCCTCGATGCGGTGGGGACCGGCATGTTCGACGGCGGCATCTGCGCCACGCTGGGAGACATGGCCCGCTTCGGAGCAATGATTCGCGACGGCGGGGTCTCACTGGGCGGCCAACGAATCCTGGAATCTGCGTGGGTTGACGACATCTTCGCCGGCGGGCCCGATTCCGCGGAGGCGTTCGCGGCGGGCAAGGACGCAGAAGCGATGCCCGGCGGAAAGTACCGCAGCCAGTTCTGGTTCCTCTCGGACGACCGGGATACGGCCTACTGCCTGGGCATCCATGGGCAAATGGTCTACATCAACCGGAAATCGGGAGTGGTGGGGGTCAAATTCTCGTCGACAGCGCTACCCGTTGATCCGCTCGCCGGCCCTGCAGCAGCAGCGATGTTCGAGGCCATCAGCAAAGCTCTCGACTGA